The following proteins are encoded in a genomic region of Oryctolagus cuniculus chromosome 6, mOryCun1.1, whole genome shotgun sequence:
- the HK3 gene encoding hexokinase-3 isoform X2, which translates to MENCIGSVGLQSGGVAPGCPQEGTPRPSEHSQLVQECLQQFQVTRAQLQQIQAGLLDSMEQALRGQANPAPAVRMLPTYVGSTPHGTEQGDFLVLELGATGASLRVLWVTLTGVDGHRVEPRSQEFVIPQEVMLGTGQQLFDFAACCLSEFLDAHPVGNQGLQLGFSFSFPCHQTGLARSTLISWTKGFRCSGVEGQDVVQLLRDAIQRRGASNIDVIAVVNDTVGTMMGCEPGVRPCEVGLVVDTGTNACYMEEARHVAALDEDRGRVCVSVEWGSFGDDGALGPLLTAFDHALDLESLNPHAQRFEKMVGGLYLGELVRLVLSHLAQRGVLFGGSSSPALQSQGSILPEDVAAMEDPSVGAAHVLTILQGLGLSPEVSDVELVRSVCAAVSTRAARLCAAALAAVLARLQRSREQQMLQVTVATGGRVFEWHRRFHSILQETVALLVPECDVSFIPSVDGGGRGVAVVTAVAARLAAHRRLLEETLMPFRLNCEQLAGVQAQMREAMAKGLRGEASSLRMLPTYVRATPDGSERGDFLALDLGGTNFRVLLVRVTEGGVQITNQVYSVPEHVAQGSGQQLFDHIVDCIVDFQRAQGLSGQSLPLGFTFSFPCKQLGLDQGILLNWTKGFNALDCEGRDVVCLLREAIRRRQAVELNVVAIVNDTVGTMMSCGYEDPRCEMGLIVGTGTNACYMEELRNVAGVAGDSGQMCINMEWGAFGDDGSLGSLSTCFDDSVDQASINPGKQRFEKMISGMYLGEIVRHILLHLTSLGVLFRGQQTQRLQTRDIFKTKFLSDIESDSLALRQVRAILEDLGLPVTSDDALMVLEVCQAVSRRAAQLCGAGVAAVVEKIRENRGLEELTVSVGVDGTLYKLHPHFSSLVAATVRQLAPRCTVTFLESEDGSGKGAALVTAVACRLAQTTRV; encoded by the exons GTGCAGGAGTGCCTGCAGCAGTTCCAAGTGACAAGGGCACAGCTGCAGCAGATCCAAGCTGGTCTCCTGGACTCCATGGAGCAGGCACTGAGGGGCCAGGCCAACCCTGCCCCTGCGGTCCGGATGCTGCCCACATACGTGGGATCCACCCCGCACGGCACTG AGCAAGGCGACTTCctggtgctggagctgggagccacaggGGCCTCGCTGCGTGTCTTGTGGGTGACTCTCACGGGCGTGGATGGGCACAGGgtggagcccaggagccaggagtttgtgaTTCCACAAGAGGTGATGTTGGGCACCGGCCAGCAG CTCTTCGACtttgctgcctgctgcctgtcgGAGTTCCTGGATGCGCACCCTGTGGGCAATCAAGGCCTACAGCTCGGGTTCAGCTTTTCCTTTCCTTGTCACCAGACGGGCCTGGCCagg AGCACCCTCATTTCCTGGACCAAAGGTTTCAGGTGCAGTGGCGTGGAAGGCCAGGACGTGGTCCAGCTGCTGAGAGATGCCATTCAGAGGCGGGGG GCCTCCAACATCGATGTGATTGCTGTGGTGAATGACACCGTGGGCACCATGATGGGCTGTGAGCCGGGGGTCCGACCCTGTGAGGTCGGGCTTGTTGTAG ACACGGGCACCAATGCGTGTTACATGGAGGAGGCCCGGCACGTGGCAGCACTGGATGAGGACCGGGGCCGCGTCTGCGTCAGTGTCGAGTGGGGCTCCTTCGGTGATGATGGCGCCCTGGGGCCGCTGCTGACCGCATTCGACCACGCCCTGGATCTTGAGTCCCTGAATCCCCATGCCCAGAG GTTTGAGAAGATGGTCGGGGGCCTGTACCTGGGTGAGCTGGTGCGGTTGGTGCTGTCCCACTTGGCCCAGCGTGGGGTCCTCTTTGGCGgcagctcctcccctgccctgcagagCCAAGGCAGCATCCTCCCCGAGGACGTGGCTGCGATGGAGGA CCCCTCCGTAGGGGCAGCCCATGTCCTCACGATCCTTCAGGGCTTGGGTCTGAGCCCGGAGGTCTCGGACGTCGAGCTGGTGCGAAGCGTGTGTGCGGCCGTGAGCACGCGGGCCGCCCGGCTGTGCGCCGCTGCCCTGGCTGCGGTCCTGGCCCGCCTCCAGCGCAGCCGGGAGCAGCAGATGCTACAGGTCACTGTGGCCACCGGAGGCCGGGTGTTTGAGTGGCACCGCAG GTTCCACAGCATCCTGCAGGAGACAGTGGCGCTCCTGGTCCCCGAATGTGATGTCTCCTTCATCCCCTCTGTggatgggggggggcggggtgtgGCAGTGGTGACTGCCGTGGCTGCCCGCCTGGCTGCCCACCGGCGCCTGTTGGAGGAGACTCTGATGCCGTTCCGGTTGAACTGCGAGCAGCTGGCAGGAGTTCAGGCACAGATGCGGGAGGCCATGGCCAAGGGACTCCGGGGGGAGGCCTCCTCCCTCCGCATGCTGCCCACTTACGTCCGGGCCACACCGGATGGCAGTG AACGAGGGGACTTCCTGGCCCTGGACCTCGGGGGCACCAACTTCCGGGTACTTCTGGTGCGCGTGACTGAAGGAGGGGTGCAGATCACCAACCAGGTGTACTCTGTTCCAGAGCACGTGGCCCAGGGCTCTGGGCAGCAG CTCTTTGACCACATCGTGGACTGCATAGTGGACTTCCAGAGGGCTCAGGGTCTGAGCGGACAGAGCCTCCCCCTGGGTTTCACCTTCTCCTTCCCATGCAAGCAGCTCGGCCTGGATCAG GGCATCCTCTTGAACTGGACCAAGGGTTTCAACGCCTTGGACTGCGAGGGCCGGGATGTCGTGTGTCTGTTGCGGGAAGCCATCCGGCGTAGACAG GCGGTGGAGCTGAATGTGGTTGCCATTGTCAATGACACCGTGGGAACCATGATGTCCTGTGGCTACGAGGACCCCCGCTGCGAGATGGGCCTCATTGTTG GAACTGGCACCAATGCCTGCTACATGGAAGAGCTCCGGAATGTGGCCGGCGTGGCCGGGGACTCGGGCCAAATGTGCATCAACATGGAGTGGGGCGCCTTTGGGGATGATGGCTCCCTGGGAAGCCTCAGCACGTGCTTTGATGACAGTGTGGACCAGGCATCCATCAACCCCGGCAAGCAGAG GTTCGAGAAGATGATCAGTGGCATGTATCTAGGGGAGATCGTGCGCCACATTCTCTTGCATCTAACCAGCCTTGGTGTTCTCTTCCGGGGCCAGCAGACCCAGCGCCTTCAGACCAGGGACATCTTCAAGACCAAGTTTCTCTCTGATATTGAAAG TGACAGCCTGGCCCTGCGGCAGGTACGAGCCATCCTAGAGGACTTGGGGCTGCCCGTGACCTCAGATGATGCCCTCATGGTCCTGGAGGTGTGCCAGGCTGTGTCCCGGCGGGCTGCGCAGCTCTGCGGGGCGGGTGTGGCTGCCGTGGTGGAGAAGATCCGGGAGAACCGGGGCTTGGAGGAGCTCACCGTGTCTGTGGGTGTGGATGGGACCCTCTACAAGCTGCACCCCCA CTTTTCCAGCTTGGTGGCAGCCACAGTACGGCAGCTGGCCCCTCGGTGCACCGTCACCTTCTTGGAATCAGAGGATGGGTCTGGCAAAGGTGCAGCACTGGTCACCGCCGTTGCCTGCCGCCTTGCCCAGACAACCCGGGTCTGA
- the HK3 gene encoding hexokinase-3 isoform X1, with protein sequence MENCIGSVGLQSGGVAPGCPQEGTPRPSEHSQLTELPSRENLWGTYTTQSPSSRTLLTMWEPGAGCERREVQECLQQFQVTRAQLQQIQAGLLDSMEQALRGQANPAPAVRMLPTYVGSTPHGTEQGDFLVLELGATGASLRVLWVTLTGVDGHRVEPRSQEFVIPQEVMLGTGQQLFDFAACCLSEFLDAHPVGNQGLQLGFSFSFPCHQTGLARSTLISWTKGFRCSGVEGQDVVQLLRDAIQRRGASNIDVIAVVNDTVGTMMGCEPGVRPCEVGLVVDTGTNACYMEEARHVAALDEDRGRVCVSVEWGSFGDDGALGPLLTAFDHALDLESLNPHAQRFEKMVGGLYLGELVRLVLSHLAQRGVLFGGSSSPALQSQGSILPEDVAAMEDPSVGAAHVLTILQGLGLSPEVSDVELVRSVCAAVSTRAARLCAAALAAVLARLQRSREQQMLQVTVATGGRVFEWHRRFHSILQETVALLVPECDVSFIPSVDGGGRGVAVVTAVAARLAAHRRLLEETLMPFRLNCEQLAGVQAQMREAMAKGLRGEASSLRMLPTYVRATPDGSERGDFLALDLGGTNFRVLLVRVTEGGVQITNQVYSVPEHVAQGSGQQLFDHIVDCIVDFQRAQGLSGQSLPLGFTFSFPCKQLGLDQGILLNWTKGFNALDCEGRDVVCLLREAIRRRQAVELNVVAIVNDTVGTMMSCGYEDPRCEMGLIVGTGTNACYMEELRNVAGVAGDSGQMCINMEWGAFGDDGSLGSLSTCFDDSVDQASINPGKQRFEKMISGMYLGEIVRHILLHLTSLGVLFRGQQTQRLQTRDIFKTKFLSDIESDSLALRQVRAILEDLGLPVTSDDALMVLEVCQAVSRRAAQLCGAGVAAVVEKIRENRGLEELTVSVGVDGTLYKLHPHFSSLVAATVRQLAPRCTVTFLESEDGSGKGAALVTAVACRLAQTTRV encoded by the exons ACTGAGCTCCCAAGCCGTGAAAACCTTTGGGGGACATACACCACCCAGAGCCCAAGCAGCAGGACCCTTCTGACGATGTGGGAGCCAGGCGCGGGCTGTGAGAGGCGAGAG GTGCAGGAGTGCCTGCAGCAGTTCCAAGTGACAAGGGCACAGCTGCAGCAGATCCAAGCTGGTCTCCTGGACTCCATGGAGCAGGCACTGAGGGGCCAGGCCAACCCTGCCCCTGCGGTCCGGATGCTGCCCACATACGTGGGATCCACCCCGCACGGCACTG AGCAAGGCGACTTCctggtgctggagctgggagccacaggGGCCTCGCTGCGTGTCTTGTGGGTGACTCTCACGGGCGTGGATGGGCACAGGgtggagcccaggagccaggagtttgtgaTTCCACAAGAGGTGATGTTGGGCACCGGCCAGCAG CTCTTCGACtttgctgcctgctgcctgtcgGAGTTCCTGGATGCGCACCCTGTGGGCAATCAAGGCCTACAGCTCGGGTTCAGCTTTTCCTTTCCTTGTCACCAGACGGGCCTGGCCagg AGCACCCTCATTTCCTGGACCAAAGGTTTCAGGTGCAGTGGCGTGGAAGGCCAGGACGTGGTCCAGCTGCTGAGAGATGCCATTCAGAGGCGGGGG GCCTCCAACATCGATGTGATTGCTGTGGTGAATGACACCGTGGGCACCATGATGGGCTGTGAGCCGGGGGTCCGACCCTGTGAGGTCGGGCTTGTTGTAG ACACGGGCACCAATGCGTGTTACATGGAGGAGGCCCGGCACGTGGCAGCACTGGATGAGGACCGGGGCCGCGTCTGCGTCAGTGTCGAGTGGGGCTCCTTCGGTGATGATGGCGCCCTGGGGCCGCTGCTGACCGCATTCGACCACGCCCTGGATCTTGAGTCCCTGAATCCCCATGCCCAGAG GTTTGAGAAGATGGTCGGGGGCCTGTACCTGGGTGAGCTGGTGCGGTTGGTGCTGTCCCACTTGGCCCAGCGTGGGGTCCTCTTTGGCGgcagctcctcccctgccctgcagagCCAAGGCAGCATCCTCCCCGAGGACGTGGCTGCGATGGAGGA CCCCTCCGTAGGGGCAGCCCATGTCCTCACGATCCTTCAGGGCTTGGGTCTGAGCCCGGAGGTCTCGGACGTCGAGCTGGTGCGAAGCGTGTGTGCGGCCGTGAGCACGCGGGCCGCCCGGCTGTGCGCCGCTGCCCTGGCTGCGGTCCTGGCCCGCCTCCAGCGCAGCCGGGAGCAGCAGATGCTACAGGTCACTGTGGCCACCGGAGGCCGGGTGTTTGAGTGGCACCGCAG GTTCCACAGCATCCTGCAGGAGACAGTGGCGCTCCTGGTCCCCGAATGTGATGTCTCCTTCATCCCCTCTGTggatgggggggggcggggtgtgGCAGTGGTGACTGCCGTGGCTGCCCGCCTGGCTGCCCACCGGCGCCTGTTGGAGGAGACTCTGATGCCGTTCCGGTTGAACTGCGAGCAGCTGGCAGGAGTTCAGGCACAGATGCGGGAGGCCATGGCCAAGGGACTCCGGGGGGAGGCCTCCTCCCTCCGCATGCTGCCCACTTACGTCCGGGCCACACCGGATGGCAGTG AACGAGGGGACTTCCTGGCCCTGGACCTCGGGGGCACCAACTTCCGGGTACTTCTGGTGCGCGTGACTGAAGGAGGGGTGCAGATCACCAACCAGGTGTACTCTGTTCCAGAGCACGTGGCCCAGGGCTCTGGGCAGCAG CTCTTTGACCACATCGTGGACTGCATAGTGGACTTCCAGAGGGCTCAGGGTCTGAGCGGACAGAGCCTCCCCCTGGGTTTCACCTTCTCCTTCCCATGCAAGCAGCTCGGCCTGGATCAG GGCATCCTCTTGAACTGGACCAAGGGTTTCAACGCCTTGGACTGCGAGGGCCGGGATGTCGTGTGTCTGTTGCGGGAAGCCATCCGGCGTAGACAG GCGGTGGAGCTGAATGTGGTTGCCATTGTCAATGACACCGTGGGAACCATGATGTCCTGTGGCTACGAGGACCCCCGCTGCGAGATGGGCCTCATTGTTG GAACTGGCACCAATGCCTGCTACATGGAAGAGCTCCGGAATGTGGCCGGCGTGGCCGGGGACTCGGGCCAAATGTGCATCAACATGGAGTGGGGCGCCTTTGGGGATGATGGCTCCCTGGGAAGCCTCAGCACGTGCTTTGATGACAGTGTGGACCAGGCATCCATCAACCCCGGCAAGCAGAG GTTCGAGAAGATGATCAGTGGCATGTATCTAGGGGAGATCGTGCGCCACATTCTCTTGCATCTAACCAGCCTTGGTGTTCTCTTCCGGGGCCAGCAGACCCAGCGCCTTCAGACCAGGGACATCTTCAAGACCAAGTTTCTCTCTGATATTGAAAG TGACAGCCTGGCCCTGCGGCAGGTACGAGCCATCCTAGAGGACTTGGGGCTGCCCGTGACCTCAGATGATGCCCTCATGGTCCTGGAGGTGTGCCAGGCTGTGTCCCGGCGGGCTGCGCAGCTCTGCGGGGCGGGTGTGGCTGCCGTGGTGGAGAAGATCCGGGAGAACCGGGGCTTGGAGGAGCTCACCGTGTCTGTGGGTGTGGATGGGACCCTCTACAAGCTGCACCCCCA CTTTTCCAGCTTGGTGGCAGCCACAGTACGGCAGCTGGCCCCTCGGTGCACCGTCACCTTCTTGGAATCAGAGGATGGGTCTGGCAAAGGTGCAGCACTGGTCACCGCCGTTGCCTGCCGCCTTGCCCAGACAACCCGGGTCTGA